The following nucleotide sequence is from Streptomyces pactum.
TGCCGACCTCCCCCGACCGCATGTGCACCCCCACCCCCCAGTCGGCGCGGTACCGCAGCGAGAAGCCGTACTCCGACAGCTCCGGCAGCGGCACCGGGTCCAGCCACAGCGCGTCCTGACGGGTCTCCAGCCCGGTCAGGCCGCGCTGCACCAGGTCCAGGGTGCCCGCCATCGCGCCCAGGTGGATGCCCTCGGCCGTGGTGCCGCCCTGGACGTCGGCCACATCACCGGCCAGCGCCTCCTGGCAGTACCGCCACGCGTCGGCGCGCCGCACCCGGGCCAGCACCCAGCCGTGCACCAGCCCGCTCAGCGTCGAGCCGTGGCTGGTGCGGCGCAGGTAGTACTCCACCGTGGCCTGCCAGACCTCGTCGTCCAGCCGGTACCCCAGCCGCCGGAACAGCCCGGCCAGTTCGGCGGGCGAGAACAGATAGCCGAGCATCAGGGCGTCCGCCTGCTTCGACGCCTGGTAGCGGTTGGCCGTGTCCCCCTCCGCCTCCAGGATCCGGTCGAGCCGGCGGATGTCCCCGTACCGGTCCCGGTACGCCCCCCAGTCCAGCTCGGCCAGGTCGCCGTACCCGTCGAACTGGCTGATCACACCGCGGTGGAAGGGCACCCGCAGCCGCCGGGAGACGTCGTCCCACCGGTCCAGCTCGTCCTCCTCCAGCGCGACCCGCTCGAACAGCTCCCGGCGCCGCGGCACGGGAAGCTCCCGGGCCAGCCCCAGGGCCCGCGCCAGCACCCAGGCGGCGGTGACGTTGGTGTAGGCGTTGTCGTCCAGGCCGGGCGCCTCCGAGTCCGGATACGCCTCGTGGTACTCGTCCGGCCCCACCACCCCGCGGATGCGGTACCGCTCCCGGGCCGCGTCCCAGGTGGCCGAGTCCGCCCAGAACCGGGCGATCTGCAGCAGCATCTCGGCGCCCTTGGTGTGAAGGAAGTCGGTGTCGCCGCTGGCCTGGCAGTACTGCCACACGTTGTAGGCGACCGCCGAGCCCACGTGCTGCTGGAGCCGCGAGTGGTCCGGCAGCCAGCGGCCGGAGCGCGGGTTCAGGTGCAGGGTCTGGGTCTCCTCCCGCCCCTCGCTGCCGCTCTGCCACGGGTACCGGGCCCCCGCCCGTCCGCCGTCCGCGGCCGCCCGGCAGGCCTGCGGCAGCCGCCGGTGCCGGTAGCTCAGCAGCGCCCGGGAGACCTCGGGGAAGTGCAGGTTCAAAAACGGCAGCACGAACAGCTCGTCCCAGAAGACGTGGCCCCGGTACGCCTCACCGTGCAGCCCGCGCGCCGGCACCCCCACGTCCAGCTCCGCGGTGTGCGGGGAGAGGGTCTGCAGCACGTGGAACAGGTGCAGCCGCAGGATCCGGCCCGCCTCCCCGGGCACGTCCAGCTCCGCCCGCTGCCACAGGTGCCGCCACGCGGTCCGGTGCGAGGCCAGCAACTGCGCGAAGGCCGGAGCCCGTTCCACCCGGTCCACCGCCGCCCACCGCGGATCGCTGATTGCCGCGTCCCGCGAGGTGTGCAGCGCCACGGTCTTCTCCACCGTCACCGGGGCCCGCGGACCGACCGGCACGGTCAGATGCCAGGCGGCGGTGCGCTCCGCGGGCACCGCGCCGGAGGAGAGCGGCGCGCCGGAGGACTCGGTGGTCCGCGCGGCCAGCGCGACCCGGATGTCGGACCGGGTGGTGCGGCTGGTCAGCCACACCGTGCCCGGGCCCGCGGCGCCGGTGCGCACCCGGTCCAGATGGTGCCCGTCCAGTGCCCGGTACCGGGCCACCCCGTCGTTGGTGACCCGCCCGTCCAGCTCCGAGACCACGTCCAGGTTCCCGGACCAGTTCTCCGCCGAGAAGACGGTGCGCACCGCCGCCAGGTGCGGGTCGCCCATGTGGACCAGCCGGCACTGCTCCACGTGGAGCCGGCGCCCGTCGGCGTCCTCGTACCGGGTGCGCCGGGTCAGGGTGCCGTGGCGCAGGTCGAGTTCCTGGCGGTGGGCGCGCAGCTGCGGGCCGTCCGGGGTGAGCCAGGGGCCGGCCGGCGCGTCGGCGGGGCGCAGCCGGTACCGCAGCGGCAGCCAGTTGGGCAGGTTGACCAGGTCCTCGTTCTCCACCTCGCGGCCCGCCACCACCGAGACCTTGCGGTTGTAGCAGCCCGCGGCGTACGTGCCCGGGTAGTGGACCTCGTCCGCGGCGGTCTCGCAGGCCGCGCCCCGGGTGGCGAAATAGCCGTTGCCCAGGGTGCACAACGACTCGCGCAGCCGCTCGGCGGCCGGCTGGTACCCCTCGTAGGACCATGTCCAGTCCCGCATCGGCTCACCTCCCGGGCTGTGCGGTGCCGCGCGGCCACGCGGTGCGGACCTTTCTCCCAGTGTGGGACGGCCGGCCGGGCGCCGCCGGTCGGCGGCGGTGGCCGGGCCCGGGGCGGGGACCGGGACACCGGGGGCGGGGCCGCCGAGCCCGGCGCGGACCGCGCGCCGGGCTCGTGCGCCGGGCGGTGCGGAGCGGCGGGTGCGGTGACCGGCCGACGGGCGCGGTGCCGGCTCCGACGGGCGGCGCACGGTAGCGGGCCCCCGCCCGGTGGGCGAGCCTGGAGGAGGGTACGGGTACGCAGCGCGGAACGGCAGGTGGTCCTCGGTGACGTCGGACGGGACGGGCGGGACGGGCCCCGCCGGAGCCTCACGGCGGGAGGCCGGCAAAGGCCCGTCACAGGCGGCCGGCGGGAACCCCGGCACCCGGGAACACCGGCGCGGCCGGGACGAGACGCCCGAGGAGCGGGCGGACCGGCGGTGGGGGGACCTGCTCCAGGAGCTGCGGGTGGCGCAGACCGGGGTGCAGATCCTCTTCGGCTTCCTGCTCACCGTCGTCTTCCAGCCCGGCTTCGGCGACCTGTCGGACGCCGACCGCCGTATCTACGTGATCACCGTGATGCTGGGGGCGGCGACCACCGGCGTGCTCATCGGCCCGGTCTCCTTCCACCGGCTGCTCACCGGGAAGCGGCTGAAGCCGCAGACCGTGGTCTGGGCCTCCCGGCTGACCCTGCTCGGGCTGGCACTGCTGCTGTGCACCATGGCCTCCGCGCTGCTGCTCGTGCTGCGGGTCGTGGTCCGGGACGCGGTGGCGGTGTGGCTGGTGGCCGCGATGGTGCTGTGGTTCGTGATGTGCTGGTTCGTCCTGCCCGTCTGGGCCCGCCACAACGTGCTCACCGGCCGCGCCGACCGCTGAGGACGTACCGCCGACCGCCGGTGACGTGGCACGGGTCCCACCGCCGTTGACGTGGCGCCGGGCCGGCCGCCGGTGGCCTGCTGCCGAGGGGGATGGACCCGGGCGGCCGCGTGCCGACAGCGGCCGTGGCGGTACGCGGGCGGTCGCGTACCCCGCGTGGCGGCACGGCACGGACGGGCCGGCGGCGGGTCCGCGCGACGGGCTCCGGCCACCGGCTGTCACCTCAACCTATGCCGGCTCCGCGGCGCCCGCCGCCAGCCCCGGGGCTCTGCTGGTTCTCGGCCGGTCGCTTCACCTTCCCCGGCTACCGGTGCGCCACGACGCGTCGAACGGCGCCGGAACGTGCCGTCCGGGGCGTGCCACCCCCACGGGCGACCCGGACCCGGCTCCTCGGCGGCACGGCGCGACGCTGCGCGGATCAGTCCCGCCCACCCCGCCGGTGAGCTGCGGGAACATGCTCCGGGGAACGGCCGCCCCGGCGCCGCGGCCCGGTCCGCCACCGCCCGCGGCGCGGACCCCGGCACGCCGCACGGGCACACCTGCCCCAGCTCCGACGGGCGGACGAACCGGGTTCCGGCGATCCCGTCCTCCGTACCGGGCTGAATGGACACCCGCCGGCGCACCGGCCCGGCGCATCGACCCGAAGGGAAAACCGGTGTCCACACTTCCGCTGCTCGTCCTGCTGCTCACGGCCGTCGTCACCCTGCAGCTCCTCGGCACCCTGGCCTACCTGACCCACCGGCACCCACGACTGGCCGCCCGGCTCGGTGTCGCCGGAACCTTCGCCGCCGTGCTCGTCGCCCTCCGGGCGCTCATCGTGGCCCGGTGACCCGCACGGCCACGGCCGGGGCACCCGGACACCGTCCCTGCCGGCGGTGGGCCGGGCCGGCCCTCGGTGTCGGTGTTTCCGTCAGCCCCGGCGGGGACGGGCCGGGACCGGACCCGGCGCGTGCCACGGCCCGGGACCCGTGGTCCGGCGTCACTCCGACGACGGGAACCGGCCGCCGGCGGCGTCCGCGGCGGCGTCCTCGCGGAGCACCCGGACGGTGCGCAGCCCGGGGTCGGTGGCGTCGGGCAGCTGCATCCCCGCGGCCACCCCGGAGGTCAGGTAGCGCAGTACCGGTTCGGTGAGCCGCTCACCGGGCAGCGCGGTCGGGATGCCCGGGGGGTAGGGCGTCAGCATCTCGGCGCTGACCCGGCCGGCCGCCTCCGTCACCGGAACGTCCTCCACCGGCCCGAAGTACGCGTCCCGGGGCAGGCGGCTCTGCTCCATCCGCAGCTCGGCGGGGGAGGGGACGGCCACCGAGGAGGCGCCGGGCAGCTCCCCGGCGTGGCCGGCGAAGTCCTCCAGCGCGCTGACCAGCGCGCCCGCGGTGGAGGTGTCGTCGGCGTGGGTGAGCTGGGCGTTGATGCGGCGGTGGTCCGCCAGGTGCACGGCGATGTGCCGGTGCTCCCGCAGCCAGTCGGCCGCCACGTAGCCGGTGGTGTCCAGGTCGGCGACGTCCACCACGACCGGCAGCGGGTCGAAGTCGTGTGCCAGGCCGTCACCGACCAGGTCCGCGCGGTCGTTGACGTGCAGTCCGGGGATGCCCTCGACGGCCGTCCGCACCTTCGCGGCCAGCTCCAGCGCGTTGCCGAGCAGTTCGTGGCCGTGCAGCACCATCTGGCGGCGCCACCCGTCGAGCGCCGCGTACACCGGCACCGAGGGGCTGGTGGTGCCCAGCAGGTCCGCCCGCGACCGCAGCACCGCCGGATCGACCAGGTCGCCCTGGAGGTGGAAGACCGAACCCTGCTCCAGCCCGCTGCCCATCTTGTGGATGCTGGTCACACAGATGTCGGCGCCCGCGTCCATCGCCCAGGCGGGCAGCTCGGGGTGGAACGGCAGGTGGGCGCCCCACGCCTCGTCCACGATGAGCGGCCGGGACCTGCGGTGGCACACCTCGGCGATCCCGCGCAGGTCCGCACAGGTCCCGTACGGGGTGGGGCTGACCACCAGCGCGCCCCGCGCGTCCGGGTGCTTCTCGAACGCCGCCTCGAACGCCGCCGGCGAGGGCGGGTGGGCCAGGTGGCGCTCGGCGTCCCACTGCGGGTCCACCCACACCGGGCGCACCCCGGACAGGATCAGTCCGGAGACCACCGACTTGTGGGCGTCCCGGCCGATCAGCAGCTTCTGGTGCGGCCCGGCGACCGCGAGCATCGCCGACTTGACCGACAGGGAGCTGCCGCAGGTGGTGAAGAAGGTGTGGGTGGCGTGCACCGCGTCGGCCATCAGCGCCTCGGCCCGTTCCAGCACCCGGCCCCGGCCGCGGCGGTCGTCCAGCGCGCCGGAGGCCAGCAGATCGTCCCGGAAGACGGCGTCGCCGAGCACCCGGCGCACCTCCGGATCGGCGCCCCTGCCCTGCTTGTGCCCCGGCGGGCAGAAGGAGAGCGCCCCCGACTGACGGTAGCGGGCGAGCGCCTCCAGGACCGGGGCCTGCGTGTGGTCGTGATTCATGCGGTACGGCTTCCCGGCACATCCTGGGACCAATCGCTCCGAAGCGCCGAGCCCTCCACGCGGTGCACACCCGGTGCGGCGATCGGGGCGGCGCGGGTGCGGGTTGCGGCGCGGGCCGCCGGGGGTGTGGGAGCCGGGGTGCGAGGGGCCGTGCTTCCCGCCGGCCGTCCCGGCGCCGGCCCGGGCGGCGGACCCGCGACGCCGGGGTGCGGCCGGCCGTCGCCGGGGAAGGCCCTGTCGTCGCACCGCCGGACACCGGTGCTCGCCGCCGGGGCCGTGCCGTCGGGGCGTCAGCTCCCGTCCGTCGGCGCCGTGCCGCCGTGCCGCCGACCCGCGGCGCCGGGGCCGTGCCGCCGGGCCGTCAGTCCTCGCCGCCGGCCGCCGCCGCGACCTCGTCGGCCAGCCCCCGGTCGAGCGCCACCCGGACCAGCGCGGCCGCGAAGACCTCGGGGGCCCGGTCCCCGGCGAGCCGGCCCAGCTCCTCGGCGTCGCCCGGCAGACCGATGCGCTCCGCGCCCTGGGTGGCCTTGGCGTCGATGTAGGGGGCCACTTCCGGCCAGACGCCCTGGACCTCACGGAGGAAGATGTCGGCCCCGGTCGGGCCCAGCCCCGGCACCTCCTGGAGCAGCCGGCTCAGCTCCCGCGGGTCCTGGCCGGCCCGCTCCCGCAGCCGCCGCGGATCGCCCCGGCAGGTGTCGAGGAGGAATCGCGCACCGTCCCCCAGCTGGGTGGAGGTGCGTTCGTCGTAGCGGCGGTAGTGCCCCCGGCCGAGCGCGTCCACGCGCTGCTGCCAGGTGGCGTCCGCCATCCGGCGGGCGCTGCGCAGCCCGTCGTCGAAGAGGGCCCGGGCGGCGTCCACCGCCGTGGAGGCCCGGATGCGGGCGCTGAGCAGCAGTGCCAGGACCAGCAGCTGGTACAGCGGCTGCGGTGTGTCCTTGAGCCGGATGCCGGCGTCGGCGGCGTACGTCCGGCCGCAGCGGTCCAGCAGGGCGTCGACCGTCCGCCGGTGGCGGGCCGGGCCGGTGGGGCGTGCGTCACGAGCCATGTCCTGTGCACTCCCGGGCGGCGGCGCCCGGTAAACCGCCCGGTCGGTGGATTCGCCCGCCTCCGCGCCGGCCTGCCCCCTTCCCGGGGACGCTCCGGTCCGGGCCCGTTCCCGTTCGCGGGGACGGACAGTCGGCCGGTTTCCTGTGGCCCGGCCCCATGCCGGTGGAGAACGATGGGAGGCCTGACCATCACAGGAGGGGCGGAAGAGTGCTGCGGAGACGGACGTTACTGGGGACGGCGGTCGGTGCCGGAGCGGGCCTGGGGCTGGGCGCCGGAGCCGCGCCGGGCGCGGTCGGCCGGACCCGGCAGGACGAGGCGGGCGGCGCCGGACGGGACCGGATCCGGGTCACCATCCTGCTGTACGAGGGCTGTACGGCGCTCGACGCGGTGGGGCCCTACGAGGTGCTGTGCCGGGTGCCGGGCGTACGGGTGACGATGGTGGCCAAGGAGGCCGGGCCGGTCACCTCCGACACCGGTGAACTCCGCCTGGTGGCCGAGCGGTCGATCCGCGACGTCCACCGTACCGAGGTGCTGGTGGTGCCCGGCGCCGGCAACCCCGGCACCCTGGCCATGATGCGCGACACCGAGGTGCACGACTGGCTCCGCCGGATGCACCGCCGCACCACCTGGACCACCTCGGTGTGCACCGGCTCGCTCATCCTCGGCGCCGCGGGCCTGCTCAAGGGGGTGCCGGCGACCACCTACTGGGCGGCGCGCCCGGTGCTGAAGGACGTGGGCGCCATCGACACCCCCGGCCGCTTCGTGGAGTCCGGGAAGATCATCACCGCCGGCGGCGTCTCGGCCGGCATGGACATGGGGCTGCGGCTGGTGCAGCTGCTGTCCGACACCCGGACCGCCCAGGCCATGCAGCTGGGGATCGAGTACGACCCGCAGCCCCCGTTCGACACCGGCAGTCCGGAGAAGGCCGGCCCGGAACTCCAGGAACTGGCCCTGCGGCTGGTGGAGGAGGCGGCCGGCTGATCCGGCGGCGGGGTCCGGGAGAGGCGGCCGGCCCCGGCGGCGCGGTCACCCCAGGCGGCGCCGGCCGGGCCCAGGCGTGCCGGCCGGCGCCCGGTGGCGTGGGTGCGCCGGGGCGGGGCCGGCCCCTGGTGCGGCCCGGGTCCGGCGGCGCGGCCCGGGTCCGGCGGCGCGGCCCGGGTCCGGCGGTGCCGCCGGGGCCGGGTGAGCGGGCCCCCGGGGGCCGGTCCACGAGGCGCGGGCGTGGACGTCACCGGCCCATGGTGAGCCCGTCCCGGTCCGCGCCCCGGGCCAGGACGGTCTTCCGCACGGCCGCGAGCGCCTCGGTGTAGCGGGGGTCGCCGGGCTTCCGTTCCAGCGCCCGGGGGAGGTTGACCACCCGGATCGGGTCGTTGTCCACCAGGTGCGGGATGAACTCCGCCTTGGACACCGTCCACGCGGCGCCGGGCCGGGCCGGCGGGGTGAAGGTGAAGCGGGCCGCCGAGCTGAGCTGGCCGCGCGGGTCGGGCATCACCCCGGCCAGCTGGTCCCCCATGCCGTAGACCACCCACACGCCGTTGACCTTCTCGTAAGGCTGCGGGACGTGGGCATGTGTACCGATCAGGACGTCGATGTCACGCCGGCCACCGGTGGACGAGGCGGTGAGCGCCCGGGCGACGCGGCGCTGGAACGCGTCCGGCGCCTCCTGCCACTCGGTGCCCCAGTGCAGGCTGACCACGACCACGTCGGCGCCCGCGCGGCGGGCGGCCCGGGCGTCCCGGACGATCCGCTCCGGATCGATCCGGTTCACCAGCCAGGGCTTGCCGTCCGGCACCGGTATGCCGTTGGTGCCGTAGGTGTAGGCGAGCTGGACGACCTCGGCGCCGCCGGCGGTGAGCACGGTCCGGGCGCGGGCCTCCCGCGCCGAGCGGGCGGAGCCGGCGTGCCGCAGCCCGGCCCGGTCCATCGCGTCGAGGGTGCGGGTGACCCCCTCGGCCCCGGCGTCCAGGGTGTGGTTGGAGGCGGTGGAGCAGGAGTCGTACCCCAGGTCCCGCGCCGCCCGGGCTATCTGCGGGGGACTCTGGAAGGAGGGATAGCCGGTGTACGGGCCGCCGTCGCCCCCGTAGACCGTCTCCATGTGGCATATCGCCACGTCGGCGGAGGAGACCAGCTCCTCGTCCGCCGCCAGCATGGGCCGGAAGTCGTAGCCGTCGCCGCCCGCGTCGGCCCGGGCCTGGCGTATGACCGAGGCGTGGATCAGCAGGTCGCCGGTGGCCAGCAGGGTGAAGCCGCGACGGGCGGGCGCGGCCGGGGTCGCGGACGGCTTGTCCCGGTCCGGGGTGCCTCGGGACGTACCGTCGCCGCAGCCGGAGGCCAGGGCGAGCAGCGCGGCCGCGGTCAGCGCCGCCCGGCGGGGTATGAGAAAGGCCATGGTTTCTCGCCACATTCATAGGGGAAAAGGGTGGATAGTCGTATTTATGTGCGCGAGAGTCCACGCCCTCGCGGAGCCCGCCGCAGCTTCACCGGAACGGCGCAGGCGGGAGTCACC
It contains:
- a CDS encoding aminotransferase class I/II-fold pyridoxal phosphate-dependent enzyme: MNHDHTQAPVLEALARYRQSGALSFCPPGHKQGRGADPEVRRVLGDAVFRDDLLASGALDDRRGRGRVLERAEALMADAVHATHTFFTTCGSSLSVKSAMLAVAGPHQKLLIGRDAHKSVVSGLILSGVRPVWVDPQWDAERHLAHPPSPAAFEAAFEKHPDARGALVVSPTPYGTCADLRGIAEVCHRRSRPLIVDEAWGAHLPFHPELPAWAMDAGADICVTSIHKMGSGLEQGSVFHLQGDLVDPAVLRSRADLLGTTSPSVPVYAALDGWRRQMVLHGHELLGNALELAAKVRTAVEGIPGLHVNDRADLVGDGLAHDFDPLPVVVDVADLDTTGYVAADWLREHRHIAVHLADHRRINAQLTHADDTSTAGALVSALEDFAGHAGELPGASSVAVPSPAELRMEQSRLPRDAYFGPVEDVPVTEAAGRVSAEMLTPYPPGIPTALPGERLTEPVLRYLTSGVAAGMQLPDATDPGLRTVRVLREDAAADAAGGRFPSSE
- a CDS encoding CapA family protein encodes the protein MAFLIPRRAALTAAALLALASGCGDGTSRGTPDRDKPSATPAAPARRGFTLLATGDLLIHASVIRQARADAGGDGYDFRPMLAADEELVSSADVAICHMETVYGGDGGPYTGYPSFQSPPQIARAARDLGYDSCSTASNHTLDAGAEGVTRTLDAMDRAGLRHAGSARSAREARARTVLTAGGAEVVQLAYTYGTNGIPVPDGKPWLVNRIDPERIVRDARAARRAGADVVVVSLHWGTEWQEAPDAFQRRVARALTASSTGGRRDIDVLIGTHAHVPQPYEKVNGVWVVYGMGDQLAGVMPDPRGQLSSAARFTFTPPARPGAAWTVSKAEFIPHLVDNDPIRVVNLPRALERKPGDPRYTEALAAVRKTVLARGADRDGLTMGR
- a CDS encoding DUF6328 family protein produces the protein MTSDGTGGTGPAGASRREAGKGPSQAAGGNPGTREHRRGRDETPEERADRRWGDLLQELRVAQTGVQILFGFLLTVVFQPGFGDLSDADRRIYVITVMLGAATTGVLIGPVSFHRLLTGKRLKPQTVVWASRLTLLGLALLLCTMASALLLVLRVVVRDAVAVWLVAAMVLWFVMCWFVLPVWARHNVLTGRADR
- a CDS encoding endonuclease; the protein is MARDARPTGPARHRRTVDALLDRCGRTYAADAGIRLKDTPQPLYQLLVLALLLSARIRASTAVDAARALFDDGLRSARRMADATWQQRVDALGRGHYRRYDERTSTQLGDGARFLLDTCRGDPRRLRERAGQDPRELSRLLQEVPGLGPTGADIFLREVQGVWPEVAPYIDAKATQGAERIGLPGDAEELGRLAGDRAPEVFAAALVRVALDRGLADEVAAAAGGED
- a CDS encoding glycoside hydrolase family 65 protein, which encodes MRDWTWSYEGYQPAAERLRESLCTLGNGYFATRGAACETAADEVHYPGTYAAGCYNRKVSVVAGREVENEDLVNLPNWLPLRYRLRPADAPAGPWLTPDGPQLRAHRQELDLRHGTLTRRTRYEDADGRRLHVEQCRLVHMGDPHLAAVRTVFSAENWSGNLDVVSELDGRVTNDGVARYRALDGHHLDRVRTGAAGPGTVWLTSRTTRSDIRVALAARTTESSGAPLSSGAVPAERTAAWHLTVPVGPRAPVTVEKTVALHTSRDAAISDPRWAAVDRVERAPAFAQLLASHRTAWRHLWQRAELDVPGEAGRILRLHLFHVLQTLSPHTAELDVGVPARGLHGEAYRGHVFWDELFVLPFLNLHFPEVSRALLSYRHRRLPQACRAAADGGRAGARYPWQSGSEGREETQTLHLNPRSGRWLPDHSRLQQHVGSAVAYNVWQYCQASGDTDFLHTKGAEMLLQIARFWADSATWDAARERYRIRGVVGPDEYHEAYPDSEAPGLDDNAYTNVTAAWVLARALGLARELPVPRRRELFERVALEEDELDRWDDVSRRLRVPFHRGVISQFDGYGDLAELDWGAYRDRYGDIRRLDRILEAEGDTANRYQASKQADALMLGYLFSPAELAGLFRRLGYRLDDEVWQATVEYYLRRTSHGSTLSGLVHGWVLARVRRADAWRYCQEALAGDVADVQGGTTAEGIHLGAMAGTLDLVQRGLTGLETRQDALWLDPVPLPELSEYGFSLRYRADWGVGVHMRSGEVGITVPASDPEPIRVVLADRQVTVAPGYSGRLRLPDG
- a CDS encoding DJ-1/PfpI family protein, with protein sequence MLRRRTLLGTAVGAGAGLGLGAGAAPGAVGRTRQDEAGGAGRDRIRVTILLYEGCTALDAVGPYEVLCRVPGVRVTMVAKEAGPVTSDTGELRLVAERSIRDVHRTEVLVVPGAGNPGTLAMMRDTEVHDWLRRMHRRTTWTTSVCTGSLILGAAGLLKGVPATTYWAARPVLKDVGAIDTPGRFVESGKIITAGGVSAGMDMGLRLVQLLSDTRTAQAMQLGIEYDPQPPFDTGSPEKAGPELQELALRLVEEAAG